One Glycine max cultivar Williams 82 chromosome 3, Glycine_max_v4.0, whole genome shotgun sequence DNA window includes the following coding sequences:
- the LOC100785773 gene encoding serine/threonine-protein kinase OXI1, translating into MSDSDTRQNDITKPLDLENLRVVSAVGRGAKGVVFLARTGDRSSEECVALKVIPKALILQKAKLINDVEYTRVSFEEQVLRRFDHLLLPRLRGVFETEKVVGFGIDYCHGGTLHSLRKKQTEKMFSDDTIRFYAVELVLALEYLHNLGIVYRDLKPENVMIQDNGHIMLVDFDLSKKLNPKSPHSLSQNSSPSPNSKTKQTRKQRLMRFYSFCNSGILPCDSDSEPPLSSVNSVRHTESDLVEKSNSFVGTEEYVAPEIVSGKGHGFSVDWWSYGVVLYEMLYGTTPFKGSNRKETFYRILMKEPELTGEKTALRDLIGKLLEKNPDRRIQVNEIKGHNFFKGVKWDTVLHIARPPYIPENEVENKVGFSKSDVEVFVDNVFFPTGDDGGEKTKTLLDNNNNNNNNNNNNNNNNKVWIDELSHVPIGKKNDDFLIF; encoded by the exons ATGAGCGACAGCGACACCCGCCAAAACGACATCACAAAGCCACTCGATTTGGAAAACCTGAGAGTCGTCTCGGCCGTGGGGCGCGGCGCCAAGGGCGTCGTGTTCCTCGCGAGAACCGGTGACCGGTCGTCGGAAGAATGCGTGGCGCTAAAGGTGATACCGAAGGCGCTGATTCTTCAGAAGGCGAAACTAATAAACGACGTGGAGTACACCAGGGTGTCGTTTGAAGAGCAGGTGCTACGTCGTTTCGATCATCTGCTTCTGCCTAGGTTAAGAGGGGTTTTCGAAACTGAGAAAGTCGTTGGTTTCGGTATTGATTACTGCCACGGTGGCACGCTCCATTCGCTTAGGAAGAAACAGACCGAGAAAATGTTCTCCGATGACACGATCAG GTTTTATGCAGTGGAATTGGTTCTCGCATTGGAGTATTTGCACAATTTGGGAATAGTGTATAGAGATCTGAAGCCAGAGAATGTGATGATTCAAGATAACGGTCACATAATGTTGGTTGATTTTGACCTCTCCAAAAAGCTAAACCCTAAATCCCCTCACTCACTGAGTCAAAACTCTTCCCCGAGTCCCAACTCGAAGACAAAACAAACTAGGAAGCAACGATTAATGCGTTTCTACAGTTTCTGCAACTCGGGAATCTTGCCCTGCGACTCGGACTCGGAGCCCCCACTCAGCAGCGTCAACTCAGTGCGTCACACCGAGTCCGACTTGGTTGAAAAATCAAACTCGTTCGTAGGAACAGAAGAGTATGTGGCACCAGAAATAGTCTCCGGAAAAGGTCACGGCTTCAGCGTTGATTGGTGGTCGTACGGTGTTGTTTTGTATGAGATGTTGTATGGAACAACGCCGTTTAAGGGCTCGAATAGGAAAGAGACATTTTACCGAATCTTAATGAAGGAGCCGGAGTTAACGGGGGAGAAGACGGCGTTACGGGATTTGATTGGGAAATTGTTGGAGAAAAATCCTGACCGTCGGATTCAGGTTAATGAAATCAAGGGCCACAATTTTTTCAAGGGGGTTAAGTGGGACACGGTGTTGCACATTGCGAGGCCACCTTATATTCCCGAAAATGAGGTTGAGAACAAAGTGGGGTTCAGCAAAAGCGACGTGGAAGTGTTCGTGGACAACGTGTTTTTTCCAACGGGTGATGATGGaggagagaaaacaaaaacgctgttggataataataataataataataataataataataataataataataataataaagtgtgGATTGACGAATTAAGTCATGTTCCCATTGGGAAGAAGAATGacgattttttgattttttga